ATACTTAAATTGGATATATAGGAGGTGTAGCAATGAACGAGTTTGAACATGATGTACAATCAAAACGCAATGATTTTGTAGACTCTGGTGTAGGGTTTGTTGTAGCATTTGGATTTTTCTCCAGTATCTTTATTATTGCTACAGTAATTGACTTCATTGCAAGCTAACCAAATCGTTTGTCATCTCCTAAGGCGATGACTACATAACCCATTGTTATATCGGGTTAAAAACGGACAAGATTCCCCTCAAGGAGCGCTCGTCCGTTTTTTCGTTTTGTGCTGCATCACGGATACTGTGAACTTTTCACCTTCTACAAGAACAGTAATCGAGCCGTTATCCGCAGTAAGGAATACTGGAACTTGATACTTTTGAAATGTCTCTAGCACTTCTTTGCTCGGATGTCCGAACCGATTGTTTCTCCCAGCAGAAATAACAGCCATTTTAGGTTGTAACGCGTTAATAAAGGGGTCTGTACTTGATGTTTTACTGCCGTGATGTCCTACTTTTAGGATTGGATTCCTAAAATCAGTGTGTTTATATTTTGCTAAAAAAGTTCTTTCCGCAGCTTCCTCCATGTCCCCTGTAAATAAAAATGATGGCCCCGTAGTCGTTAAGTACAAGACAAGAGAACTATCATTGCCCACATATTCTTCAGTTTGCGGGCCTACATAATAAAACCCAAAATCTTTTTTATGAAAGCCATCTCCGTCTTTCACTTCTATTATAGGTACCTTTCTTTCATGCGCCACACGAACAAGCTTTTCCATTTCCGGTACATTCCCGCTATTTGGGGGTATATGAATTTCCTGTACACGAATATCTTCTACAACTTCATGCGCTCCACCCATATGATCAATATGGGCATGAGAAATAATCAGCTTCTCAACCTTTGTAATCCCTCTTCCCTTTAAGTAAGGCACGACAATTTTTCGCCCCACTTCAAAATCTTTTGTCGGTGAACGCCATGTTTTTTCGCCAAATGAAACCGTTCCACCTGTGTCGACCATATAAACACCACGTTTATAAGGTAGTTCAATTACAATGCTATCACCTTGCCCTACATCCAAATAAGTAACGCGTAATTGATTTTCTGTATAAGGTAGAATTTGGATAATGAACGCCGGAATTAGCACATATGGTAAGTATCGTATTACCTTTTGCTGTTCTTCGTAAAATATAAAAAAACATACAACGCCTATTACCGCCAAAACAAGCGCAAAAGATGCGGGCTTTCCCGGATTCCACAATTGATAAGGAATTGCAGATAACCAAGCTGTCCCCTGGTCAATGAGTGCTCGAAAAGGAACATACAAGAAAAAGAGACATTGTGCAATTGGCATCGCTACTGATGTAAACAGAAGCAAAAGAAGATTCATCGGTAAGATGACAATAGAATACAAAGGTACGTACAGTAAATTGACCAAAAATGAAGACAAAGATAGTTCATAAAAGTGAAGTAATAAAATAGGATACAACGACAATTGACTAATCATCGTCACTAAAAAAGATAACTTTAACTTAGATGTTTGTCTCGATAATATTTTAGAAGATAAAATTAATGACAATGCTGCTAAATAGGACAATTGGAAGCCTGGTTGGAAAATAACATACGGTTTATAGAGTATAAAACCAATTGCACTTATCGCAAGAGCGCTATCCAATTTTATTGGCAGCCGTCCGTAAATAGTGAGTAGGACTAGAATGGTAACAATGACAGCACGCCATACCGAAGGAGCGCCACCTGCAATGATTGCATAGAGCGGTAGTAAGATTATTAGCAACAGATCTACGTTTTCTCGCCGCAATTTTAAACGGAGCAAACATTCTCGTACGATAAAAACTAATAAACCTACATGAAGGCCAGATATCGCAAATAAATGCGTGATCCCTAATTTTTTATAATTTGCAGCATCTTCTTCGCTCATGCCGCTTCTATCCCCTATTAATAAAGCTTCAGCTTCAGGAATGAGTGATGCTGGAAAAGTCTCCCGTATATGCTGTTGAACATTTTTCCGCTGTGTTAATAGGCGTGAAATAAAGGACTTGTTTATGTTATATGAAAATATCTTTTCAACTTGATAAATACCTGACGCACCGTACATTCTTAAATACTGTTCCATATTAAATGCATACGGATGTGAGGGTATTTCAACAGATTGAAAAGAACCTGTTACACGAAACTCTATTGTTGATAGGTCCATTTCAGTAAATTTTTGTTTTTCATCTGCATTCGCAAATTGGTATATCGCATAAACCGTCTGTCCAGATCCAGTTACAGCAAAACCTTTAATTGTTCCACCGTCTATTTTGGCGTTATCTGTCCAAATAAGCGTATTATTTTCTACGCCATCATCAATTGTATCTGGGATTGTTATTTCGAAATAAAAAAAGGAAAGAATAGCGGCTGTCACCGCGAAGAAAGGCGTGAGGAAATCATCTTTTTGCTTTAAAAAGAGAGGGAGAAGTAAAAGATTTAATAATAATAAGTATACCGTGCCGTATGCGGCAAACGCAGAGACGGCAACCGGTATAGCTACGTAAATAAAGCGAATTTGAACAATTATATTCCGAATAATTCTTCCACCCTTCTCAGTAGAGGGTCCAATTGTTCTTCATCTGCACCTAATTCACGCATAGACGCTAACATGTCATTGACGAGGCTCAACTTTTTATCGCCTAAGAAATCTACTTTTCTTTCATCGAAAGGAATATGTTGAACAGAAATCCCTGATTGAGCAAATAAAGTTGCCGCATACTCATTATTTCGATAGTCTGTGGCGTATATGATTCTTTTTACTCCTGCTTGAATAATTGCTTTTGCACATTGCAAGCAAGGAAAATGAGTCACATAAATCGTTGAGTCCGCTGTCGTTGTTCCATATTTTGCACATTGTAACAATGCATTCATTTCTGCATGAATCGTTCGTACACAATGGTTATCAACGACATAGCAACCGTGATCAATACAATGGTCACCGCCGGAAATTGAGCCGTTATAACCGCCTGCAATAATTCGATTATCACGTACAATAATCGCCCCAACTGCAAGTCTTGTACATGTACTTCGCAATGCTAATAGATGACATTGCGCCATGAAAAATTGGTCCCATGTAATTCGCTCCATATGAATGCCTCCATCGTGTCCAAAATTGTTCATCTATTATTATTTTACTTTAATTTGATGTTGAAGTTTTTCGAATGTCTTTTGCCCGATACCAGAAATGTTCATCAACTCTTCCGGTGACTGAAATGGTCCATTCTCTTCTCGATACTGAATGATGGATTGTGCTTTGGCCGGTCCAATGCCACTAATCGTCATCAGTTCACTTTCAGTAGCCGTATTAATGTTGATCGTGTCATCATCCACCGCTGAAGAATCTGTTAAGCTAACAATCGCTTCAGTTTCTTGCAATTCCTCACCTTCAGTCGGAATGTATATGAGCAGTTCATCCGTTAATTTTAACGCTAGATTCACTAGTCGTGCATCCGCTTCCGGTAAATATCCGCCAGCAGCATTAATCGCATCGATAAGACGATCACCTTCTTCTAATGTGTAAACGCCTGGACGAAGGACTGCTCCTTTCACATCGACCACTAAGATGGATGGAACACTTTCAATCATAGTTTCTGGTTCTTCAATTTCTTTTTCATTTACTTCTGAAAATGGAATTTGCTCGCTGAAGTCGATTGGAGAATCGTCTGCTTGTCCACGGGGAATGAACAAATAAGCAAGAATGACAGCGAATGCTGCGAGTGGGAATATAAGTTTACGCCAATTATTGGATACAAAAGATTGAAACAGGTGATTCACCCCTTCTCTCATTGAGTATCCATATGGAGTATCTCAATTATAAACAAATCTAGATAAATATCAATACTTATTTACGGACTTGAAAAAATATTCTCTCACTTTCTTCTGCGGGTGCTTCATCTTCCCAATCAGCAAAAACTCTCTCAATTTTAAATCCAACTTCAAGTAACATATTCACATATTCTTGTACTGGAAACGTTCTTTGAAAATGCACTTCATCAAACCGTTCATACAAATCATTTTCAGCTTTTACAAAAAAGGCCAATTCAGAATAAACCGAGTGTAACTCTTCTCCTGGCTCTGTTTGCCATATGTATGAAATTCGTTCACTATCATAAGTAAAAGGACTTTCTAAAAATATTACGTCCGTTTTAAATGTTGAATGTACATCAAATAACAAAACGCCACCGATTGATAATGCCTGGTAAATATTACGAAATGTTTGAAGCACTTCCATTCGGTCCGTTACATAATTCAATGAATCAATCGGAATAACAGCGACATCAAATCCACTATGTCCTTCAAGTTTTTGCATCGGCTGAAGCATGAATGAGATCGATAAATTTAAAGATTTTGCCCTTTCAGTCGCAATTTGAAGCATGTCAGGAGAAAGGTCAACTCCTGTGACATTTCCCCCTGACTTTGCTAACTTTGCAGCTAATAATCCCGTCCCACATCCGATATCTAATATCTTCTTGCCCGCAATGCCATTTGCAGCAAGGGCAATTAACTCAACATACGTATCATATGGAATGTCTTCCATTAATTCATCGTAAACGAGCGCAAATCGGGAATAGCTTTCTTTCATTCCTCTTCTACCATTTGAAGTCTTGGTGCATCTCCCCATAACTTCTCCAAGTTGTAATGGCCACGCTCATCTTTATGGAATACGTGCACGACTACATCGCCTAAGTCAGCTAATACCCAGCGACCTGACTCCAATCCTTCCACACGCTTTACATGCACGCCAAACTCACTCGCTTGATCGATTACTTCACGTGCAATTGCTTGAACTTGCCTTTCTGAATTGGCATGACAAATTATAAATTGGTCCGCCATCACAGAGATGCCTTCCATATTTAACACTACAATATCTGATGCTTTTTTATCGTCAACAGCTTGATATGCTGTTGATAGTAAAGTTGAAGTCGTCATTTAAATTATTCCTTCCTTTAACATATATTCATTATAACAATCAAATGAGTCTGGAAAAATTGCCACTCTCTTAGATACTAAGTATTCAATTGAATGGCTAATACAAGCATACATCGCTTCATCAATAGATCCTTTTGATCTTTCTCTCAGTTCATTGACTCCTGGAAATTGTCTTCCAGGCTCTATCAAGTCAGCGATAAATACTATTTTTTCTAATCTCGACATATTCGCTCTACCTGTCGTATGAAAACGTACTGCATTTAAAATATCCTCGTCAATTATTCCAAATGTCTCCTGAGCGATGATTGCGCCAACTGGTCCGTGCCATAGTTCATGATGAAAATCCACTAACCGTTTATCTTCATCTGCTTCTTGTAAACGTTGCAGTAACTCCTCTTTCTTCATGCACTTGGCAATATCATGGAATAGAGCTGCTTGTTCGGCGGCTATTTCCGAGACACCATGTTGTTTCGCCATCTCTTTCGATAACTGAGCAACACGTAAAACATGCTCATACCGTGAAGACGTTAAACGTTTTGCCAGTTCACTTTTTATAGGCGCCAGTTCCATATAAGCCCTCCTCGCGAATAAATGATTCAACTGCGGGAGGAGTTAAAAATGTAACGGTCCCATTTTCATGAAATCTTTTACGGAGTAACGTCGAGGAAATATCTATCTCAGGAATCGCAATAATCTCTACTGGATAGTCCGTTTCACTTTTCCACCCTGGCCGACCGACGCCAACAATTGTTACGAGCTCAACGAGTTCATCAATTCGATGCCAAGTATGTAGCGAATCAATCATATCCCCACCGATGATTAAAAAGTATTCAACATCCGGATCTTGTGTCATCAGTGCAGACATTGTATCGAATGAATAAGAGACGCCTCCACGTTCTATCTCATAAGAAGAGGCGGTAAAACCTTCTATTCCTTGAATGGCTAAGTTCACCATTTCGAGACGCTGTTCTTTCGTCACTTGTTTATCGGCTGCTTTATGCGGTGGTAAAGCATTTGGCATAAATCGAACTTCGTCAAGTGCAAAGGCATGCTTCACTTCGTTAGCAATAATGAGATGTCCAATATGTGGTGGATTATAAGTCCCCCCAAGTATGCCCACTCTCTTCAAGGAAAGACCTCCTTATGGCAATTCTATTTGCTTATTGTCTACAGATTCTTTATATAAAATAAGCACATTCCCAATTACTTGAACGACATGAAGTCCTACACGTTCAGATAATTTCTCAGAGATTGTTTGTCTATCCTCACTACAATTTTGTAAAATATTAACTTTAATGAGTTCTTTCGCTTCTAAAGCTTCCTCTATTTGTACAATGACAGATTCTGTTAAACCTTGTTTTCCAATTTGAAATAAAGGTTGCAGATGATGTGCCTCGCTTCGTAAAAATCTTTTTTGTTTACCTGTTAACATAATTTCCTCCTAGTTTTTCTGTTATTTTCTCAATCATACTCGCAGTATTCGGTTGAATACCTGTCCATTTCTCAAATGCTAACGCACCTTGATGGACAAACATCCCTACCCCGTTCATTGTCTGCGCCCCGTTCTCACGTGCCGCCTTCAAAAACTCGGTTTCCAATGGATTATAAATGATATCTGCAACAACTGTTCCCGCTAAAACTTTAGATGGATTGAGCGGCATTCCTGTAGTTGCATAGTTCATCCCAACTGAAGTCGTTTGAATGATTAATCCAAAGTCTTCAAGTATATTTTCTGCCTTTGTAATTGTCAAAGCTTTTGCATTCGGTAAATCTTCTGCTAATTGCTGCGCTTTTTCAATCGTTCGATTTGCAATATAAATGGGACCATATCCCTTATCTTGTAAGCCATAACAAATTCCACGTGCGGCCCCGCCAGCCCCAATGACGAGTACTTTTTTCTCCAAACATTGCTGGCCGAACATTTCTTCTAAAGATTGGACAAATCCCGCACCGTCCGTATTCGATCCGCGAAGCGAACCATCCGGCAGCACTTCTACAGTATTGACTGCGTTCATCACTTCGGCCGACTCGTCTATGTCATCTAAAAAAGGAATGATCGCACTTTTATGTGGAACAGTGACATTCCAACCACTGCATCCAAGTAGCTTCAAGCTTTCAACGGCCTCGCCAAGATGTTCTGGATATATATGATGTGGACTATAAGATGCATTCATATTATTATCTTTAAACCATTCATCATGCATATTTGGCGACATGGATTGACTAATCGGATCGCCGATAACAGCATACCATTTTTTCATTTGATTCCCATTCCCCCTTCGTACAAGCAACTTAAATTAATGATGGTCGAAGGATTACATTCACCCCGCGAGGTGCATGAACAGCAACGACACTTGGTTCCTGAACAGTAATCCAACCCAACCCTGATATGACAATGTCTGTTTTTTTCTCTTTAATCGAAAATTCATGACGTACAAGTTCAGGCATTTTCTCTACCGATTCTCCTGATGGTGGCGACAGCATAGCCCCTTTATGGTTTTCATACAAAGCATCCGCATTCGCTAATTTTGTACGATGAATTTGGAGGCGATTTGAGACATACACTAAAAACGAAGAACGTTCACCGGAGATAAAGTCAAAACGTGCTAACCCTCCGACAAATAAAGATTGCTCAGCATTTAACTGAAAAACTTTCGGCTTCAGCTCAGATTTAGGTGTAATTAACTTCAGATCTTTTTCGTCTAAATAGTGGGCAATTTGATGGTCGTTAATGATACCCGGCGTATCATAAATTGCCTTTCCATCGTCCAACGGGATTTCTACAATATCTAATGTTGTACCGGGGAAATGAGACGTTGTAATCACTTCATTCGCACCGGTTGCACTTTTAATAATATGATTAATAAAAGTCGATTTACCAGTATTTGTACAACCTACGACGTAGACATCTTTGCCTTTTCGAAGCCTATCAATTTTTTGTAATGTTTCTTCCATGCCGTGCCCTTTATAGGCTGAAACAAGTAACACTTCTGCCGGTTTTAAGCCCAGCTTATTGGCTTCTTTTTTCATCCAATTAATTACTCTGTTTGGATTAATTGATTTTGGCAGTAAGTCAGATTTATTTCCGATTAATAAAATATCCTTATTACCTACGAAACGATGCAACCCTGAAATCCAACTACCGTTAAAATCAAAAATATCCACGATTTTAACGACAATCCCTTCTTTGTTTCCAATTCCATTCAATATATTTAAAAAGTCATCACCTGTTAATGATACAGGCTGTAACTCATTATAATTACGAAGACGGAAGCAACGTCGACAAACAAGGTCCTCATTTGTCAAAGATGCGGGTGGAGCATATCCTTCCAGCTTAGGATTCTCCGTTTGAATCGTAATGCCGCAACCAATACATTTTAATTCTTCCAATATTATTCCTCCCAATAAATAAGGCCGCGTCGTCTTAAACGCTCCATAATAAAACTTTCTAAGTTCCGATTAAAAGTTGTAACTTTCGCATCAGATGTCGCAACAGGAATGACTAAAATTGTGTGAAGTCCTTGACGATTTCCACCAAAAATATCTGTTAATAATTGATCTCCTATAACGACTGTTTCTTCCTTTTTTGTTCCCATTAATTTTACTGCGCGCCTAAAAGCTGTTCCTAAAGGTTTATTCGCTTTCGAAATAAATGGCATTTGAATCGGCTCAGAAAATGCTTTTACACGTAACTCATTATTATTAGAAACAATCGTCACCCGGATTCCCGCCTGTTGCATGCCTTCTAACCATTCAATCACTTCAGGTGTTGCATCTGGGCGGTCCCATGCGACGAGCGTATTATCCAAATCTGTTATGATTCCTTTAATGCCGCGCTCTTTTAACTGTTCAGCTTTGATGTGAAAGATGTCTTTCACAAACTCATCCGGCAAAAACTTCTTTAGCATTCCATTCACTCCGATTATCAACTTAGTACTCAAGTATTATAACATATAAGGCACTTTTCTTTATAATGTCTGTCCTTTTTTTGTTGGACAACTATTCGTGCTTGTCCGCTATAAAAAGTGAAAATATTTACTCATTACACATATGATGACCGCATATGCTGTCATACAACGACAAGGAGGTGGCCTGATGAGCGGATTTGTCATGTCGGTGATTCAACTTTGGCTCGAGATACCTGCAGTTATCGGTTATATACGAGGGCAGGCATTCAAGCGTCCACTCTCTAAAGAAGAAGAGGCAGACTGTCTTGCGCGACTCGCAGCCGGAGATGAAGACGCACGTGATGAACTAATCGAACGGAACATGCGACTTGTTGCACATATCGTAAAAAAATTCCATCCAAAACATGAGTTTCTAGACGATTATATTTCTATCGGAACAATCGGTCTTATGAAAGCAGTAAACACGTATACGGCCGACCGAAAAACGAAACTGGCAACATATGCGGCACGCTGTATAGAAAATGAAATATTAATGTATCTCCGTACTCAAAAAAAAGTACAAAAAGATGTGTCCTTGTTTGAACCGATCGGCGGTGAAAGCGATGGTCAATCACTGCAAATTGCAGACTTGCTCCAAACGGACGATGAATCCCCGATTGTCGCAGTCGAACAAAACGAAGAGAAAGAAAGATTGTATAAACATCTCGGTAAACTAGATGGAAGAGAACTTGAAATTATTCAAAGACGCTTTGGTCTATTAGATGACAAACCGATGACACAAAAAGCAATTGCAGAACAACTCAATATTTCGAGAAGTTATGTTTCAAGAATCGAAAAACGCGCCATTGTAAAATTATACCAGCTTTTCAAACATGAATATAATGATTAATCGTATATTGTCCAACCAACACATCGCCTGTTAAACCGGAAATATTACTAGTACAATACATCATTTTCCATTTATCGAACCCAAAGGAAAAGGCGTTTCCACTTGGGAGTCAACCCCAGCGGAAGCGCCTCTTCAATCATCTTACTCTTCATTTACCTCACGTAAAATAACAGCTGAAACAGCAATCGCAAAAATAAAAACGCCTGACATCATCGCAAACATAATTCCATCCATTGATAAACCCCTCCTACATCGCAAGATAATAAATATGATTACACTATCCTTATCTTAACATGAAACCATTAAAGTTTCGAGATGACACGTAAAACAATATCTGTAGAATGACGTGCTGCTACTGGAAGAAACTCATCAAAACTAATTGAAGATTCTTTTCCTGCAATATCTGACAACGCACGGATGACAACGAAAGGCGTGCCGAACTGATGACAAACTTGGGCAACTGCAGCAGCTTCCATTTCAGCTGCAATCATTGATGGAAAGATTTGTCTCACCTGTTCTACCCGGTTTGTATCGCTCATAAATGAGTCACTTGAAGCAACTAGGCCGACAGCAGATGTATGTTGACCAATTTCATCTACAGCTTCCTTCGCTGATTGGATGAGTGTTGATTCTGCCTTAAATGTTTCAGGTAAATTAGGAACTTGCCCATGCGCATAGCCGAATGCCGTAACATCTACATCATGATGGCATACCTCATCTGAGATGACAATCGATCCTATTTCTAGTGTTTCTAAAAATCCACCTGCTGAGCCTGTGTTGATCACAACATCCGGCTTGTAAGTTTCAAGCAATAAAGTAGTTGCAATGGCTGCATTCACTTTCCCAATGCCACTTTTCACAAGAACTACCTCATGCTTTCCAAGTACGCCTTCAACAAACTCACAATTTGCGATGATTTTTGTTTTGGGTGATTCAATTTCTTCACGTAAGAGGTTTACTTCTTCCTCCATTGCACCGATTACTCCAACCTTCAAAAGTATCCCTCCATTTTCATCCATATTAATAATTAAAGTCTAAAGTTGTGAGTACATCCATTTTCACAGGTTTCCAACCTTCATTGTCCACCCATTCTAAGAAAACTCGATATTTTTCAGTTTTGTCTTTAGTAGAAATAATTCCAATTGACTTTTGAGGACTTCCGCCATTTTTAAGCTTCCAAATGATCATATTTTCTGCAGAGATTCCCGTAGCATAAATAAGTGCCTGCTCTTTTTCTTTCCAGTCCACTGAATTTCGTTTGTATACAGAAACGTGCTCACCGGACTGTTCTGTTCCGATTGGCTCCCAAGCCGGGTTCACGATTGATTGGGAGACGATTGGATCATTTGGGTTAACTGTGATTTCTACATCTTCAACTTCGTCTATTTCTACATCTTCAACTTCATCTGATGCAGCATCTTCATCGATTGTTTCTACATTTTCTACTTCTTCGTCATTTAGCGAAGTTTCCTCTTCTTCCAAAACCTCGTCATCTGTATTTTGCTCTACGATTTCCTCATTGTTTATTATATCTTCTTTCTCAGATTGTTCTTTCGCGCCGCCAAGAAAAATAATAGATGCCGTTATGACAATTGCAACTACGACCACTGCAATTAGCACATTCAATATTTTATCTTTTCGTTTTTTCTTTCTATGCAATCTGGAGAAGTTATTTTCAGGATTGTTCATGCTTCATTCAGCTCCCAGTATAGTTTAGACGCTTACTGATGAGACGTTTTAAGTAGAAATTTGTTTCCTATTTAGATTCATCATAAGAGATTAATTACATTGATAAAAACCGCCCTCAAATGAAGGCGGTTTCATACGGTTATTTTATTTCTAAGATTGTAACCGACATTTCTCCACCAGGCGTATTAATTTTCACTTCATCGCCTTTTTTGCAGCCAATTAAACCTTTTGCAATTGGTGAATCATTGGATATTAATCCTTCAATTGGATTCGCTTCAGCTGAACCAACAATGGTATACGTTTCTTCATCACCGTCTGGTAATTCCTTAAACGTTACTGTATTTCCAAGTTGTACTTCGTCTGTATTAAATTCAGACTCGTCAATAATCAATGCGTTACGAATCATTCCTTCAATTGAAGAAATTCTTCCTTCGATAAATGCTTGCTCTTCTTTCGCAGAGTCATACTCTGAGTTTTCCGAGAGGTCACCAAAGTCTCTTGCAATTTTAATACGTTCTACAACTTCTTTACGTTTAACCGTTATTAAGTGTTCTAACTCTTCTTCTAGCTTTGCTTTTCCCGCAGCAGTCATCGGAAACTTCTTTTCCGTAATCATTCCCATCACTCCTCAAATTACTATTCATAAAAATACTATGCCGCTTTGTATTTTAGTATGCGACATAGCAAGTAACGCCTATGATTTTATGTCATCATCATAGTATAATTCTGTTCCTTTATCAAGAATTGTTTTTATTTTTGTCACCATCAGGTCAATTGCTACTTTATTTTTCCCGCCTTCTGGGACAATAATATCCGCATATTTCTTCGTTGGTTCGATAAATTGGTTGTGCATTGGTCGAACAACGGACAGGTATTGTTCTACAACGGAATCGATAGAACGACCTCTTTCATGAATGTCGCGTAGTATCCTTCTAATAATCCGCAAATCTGCATCTGTATCGACGAACAATTTGATATCCATTAAGTTTCGAAGTGCAACGTCTTCTAATACAAGAATTCCTTCAACGATTATCACATCTTTCGGTTCTATCATAACCGTTTCATTAGAACGTGTATGTTGTGTATAATCATATGTCGGCTTTTCGATCGGTTGTCGGTTAAGCAACATTTGAATATGCTCTACTAATAAGTCCGTATCGAATGCAAGCGGATGGTCATAATTCGTTTCTAACCGTTCCTCAAAGCGAAGATGCGACTGGTCTTTATAATAAAAATCTTGGCCAATCACAGCAACCGAGTTATCTTTAAACACATCGTAAATTGCATTCGTAACGCTCGTTTTTCCCGATCCCGAACCTCCAGCAATTCCAATGACGAGTGGTTTATCTACTTTCATTTCTGGCATCCTTTCAGTTGCAAAGGTGTTTCACTTTCAATGAAACGCCATTTTACTATGCTTCTTTTTTAATTGCAATTAATATTCCGTCACCTACTGGAAGTAAGAATGTATCAAAACTAGGATGCGCCATTACCCATGAAGTAAATTCCTTCAAGTTACGGATCATTGTACGCTTTCGTCTCGGCACGTCTTTAT
This window of the Sporosarcina pasteurii genome carries:
- the mtnN gene encoding 5'-methylthioadenosine/S-adenosylhomocysteine nucleosidase encodes the protein MKVGVIGAMEEEVNLLREEIESPKTKIIANCEFVEGVLGKHEVVLVKSGIGKVNAAIATTLLLETYKPDVVINTGSAGGFLETLEIGSIVISDEVCHHDVDVTAFGYAHGQVPNLPETFKAESTLIQSAKEAVDEIGQHTSAVGLVASSDSFMSDTNRVEQVRQIFPSMIAAEMEAAAVAQVCHQFGTPFVVIRALSDIAGKESSISFDEFLPVAARHSTDIVLRVISKL
- the yqeH gene encoding ribosome biogenesis GTPase YqeH, whose product is MLEELKCIGCGITIQTENPKLEGYAPPASLTNEDLVCRRCFRLRNYNELQPVSLTGDDFLNILNGIGNKEGIVVKIVDIFDFNGSWISGLHRFVGNKDILLIGNKSDLLPKSINPNRVINWMKKEANKLGLKPAEVLLVSAYKGHGMEETLQKIDRLRKGKDVYVVGCTNTGKSTFINHIIKSATGANEVITTSHFPGTTLDIVEIPLDDGKAIYDTPGIINDHQIAHYLDEKDLKLITPKSELKPKVFQLNAEQSLFVGGLARFDFISGERSSFLVYVSNRLQIHRTKLANADALYENHKGAMLSPPSGESVEKMPELVRHEFSIKEKKTDIVISGLGWITVQEPSVVAVHAPRGVNVILRPSLI
- a CDS encoding YrrS family protein, whose translation is MNNPENNFSRLHRKKKRKDKILNVLIAVVVVAIVITASIIFLGGAKEQSEKEDIINNEEIVEQNTDDEVLEEEETSLNDEEVENVETIDEDAASDEVEDVEIDEVEDVEITVNPNDPIVSQSIVNPAWEPIGTEQSGEHVSVYKRNSVDWKEKEQALIYATGISAENMIIWKLKNGGSPQKSIGIISTKDKTEKYRVFLEWVDNEGWKPVKMDVLTTLDFNY
- a CDS encoding YqeG family HAD IIIA-type phosphatase is translated as MNGMLKKFLPDEFVKDIFHIKAEQLKERGIKGIITDLDNTLVAWDRPDATPEVIEWLEGMQQAGIRVTIVSNNNELRVKAFSEPIQMPFISKANKPLGTAFRRAVKLMGTKKEETVVIGDQLLTDIFGGNRQGLHTILVIPVATSDAKVTTFNRNLESFIMERLRRRGLIYWEE
- the sigK gene encoding RNA polymerase sporulation sigma factor SigK; protein product: MSGFVMSVIQLWLEIPAVIGYIRGQAFKRPLSKEEEADCLARLAAGDEDARDELIERNMRLVAHIVKKFHPKHEFLDDYISIGTIGLMKAVNTYTADRKTKLATYAARCIENEILMYLRTQKKVQKDVSLFEPIGGESDGQSLQIADLLQTDDESPIVAVEQNEEKERLYKHLGKLDGRELEIIQRRFGLLDDKPMTQKAIAEQLNISRSYVSRIEKRAIVKLYQLFKHEYND
- the greA gene encoding transcription elongation factor GreA, producing MITEKKFPMTAAGKAKLEEELEHLITVKRKEVVERIKIARDFGDLSENSEYDSAKEEQAFIEGRISSIEGMIRNALIIDESEFNTDEVQLGNTVTFKELPDGDEETYTIVGSAEANPIEGLISNDSPIAKGLIGCKKGDEVKINTPGGEMSVTILEIK
- the udk gene encoding uridine kinase, whose amino-acid sequence is MKVDKPLVIGIAGGSGSGKTSVTNAIYDVFKDNSVAVIGQDFYYKDQSHLRFEERLETNYDHPLAFDTDLLVEHIQMLLNRQPIEKPTYDYTQHTRSNETVMIEPKDVIIVEGILVLEDVALRNLMDIKLFVDTDADLRIIRRILRDIHERGRSIDSVVEQYLSVVRPMHNQFIEPTKKYADIIVPEGGKNKVAIDLMVTKIKTILDKGTELYYDDDIKS